Proteins found in one Camelus bactrianus isolate YW-2024 breed Bactrian camel chromosome X, ASM4877302v1, whole genome shotgun sequence genomic segment:
- the CYSLTR1 gene encoding cysteinyl leukotriene receptor 1, whose amino-acid sequence MDGVRNLTVSSASNNICNDTIDDFRNQVYSTLYSMISVVGFFGNGFVLYVLIKTYHEKSAYQVYMINLAVADLLCVCTLPLRVVYYVHKGIWFFGDFLCRLSTYALYVNLYCSIFFMTAMSFFRCIAIVFPVQNINLVTQKKARFVCVGIWIFVILTSSPFLMSASYIDEKNNTKCFEPPQDNQAKNHVLILHYVSLFFGFIIPFVIIIVCYTMIILTLLKNSMKKNLSSRKKAIGMIIVVTAAFLISFLPYHIQRTIHLHFLHNETKPCESVLRMQKSVVITLSLAASNCCFDPLLYFFSGGNFRRKLSTFRKHSLSSLTYVPKKKISLPEKGEEICKE is encoded by the coding sequence ATGGATGGTGTCAGAAATCTGACAGTATCTTCTGCCAGTAATAACATATGCAATGATACTATTGACGACTTCCGCAATCAAGTGTATTCCACCTTGTACTCTATGATCTCCGTAGTGGGCTTCTTTGGCAACGGCTTTGTGCTCTACGTCCTCATAAAAACATATCATGAGAAGTCAGCCTATCAAGTATACATGATTAATTTAGCAGTTGCAGATCTACTGTGCGTGTGCACACTGCCTCTCCGTGTAGTTTATTATGTTCACAAAGGCATTTGGTTCTTTGGTGACTTTTTGTGCCGCCTCAGCACCTACGCTTTGTATGTCAACCTCTATTGTAGCATCTTCTTTATGACAGCCATGAGCTTTTTCCGGTGCATTGCGATTGTTTTCCCAGTCCAGAACATTAATTTGGTTACACAGAAAAAAGCCAGGTTTGTGTGTGTTGGTATTtggatttttgttattttgacTAGTTCACCATTTTTAATGTCCGCATCTTACATAGATGAGAAAAACAATACCAAGTGCTTTGAGCCTCCACAGGACAATCAAGCTAAAAATCATGTCTTGATCTTGCATTATGTGTCATTATTTTTTGGATTTATCATTCCTTTTGTTATCATAATTGTCTGTTACACAATGATCATTTTGACCTTACTTAAAAATTCAATGAAGAAAAATCTATCAAGCCGTAAAAAGGCTATAGGAATGATCATAGTTGTTACAGCTGCCTTTTTGATCAGTTTCTTGCCATATCATATTCAACGCACCATTCACCTTCACTTTTTGCACAATGAAACTAAACCCTGTGAGTCTGTCCTTAGAATGCAAAAGTCAGTGGTCATAACCTTGTCTCTGGCTGCGTCAAATTGTTGCTTTGATCCTCTCTTATATTTCTTTTCAGGAGGGAATTTTAGGAGAAAGCTATCTACATTTAGAAAGCATTCTTTGTCCAGCTTGACTTATGTACCCAAGAAGAAGATCTCCTTGccagaaaaaggagaagaaatatgtAAAGAATAG